A stretch of Gemmobacter fulvus DNA encodes these proteins:
- a CDS encoding NAD-dependent succinate-semialdehyde dehydrogenase, with amino-acid sequence MLDTVTDLRSLLKDPSLLATKAYVAGEWIDADDGSTFTVTNPARGDVICTVPNLGRAETARAIAAADLARKDWAARTGKERAQVMRKWFDLMMANQDDLGAILTAEMGKPLAEAKGEIAYGASFIEWFGEEAKRVYGETIPGHMRDKRITVIKQPIGVVGSITPWNFPNAMITRKCGPAIAVGCGFVARPAAETPLSALALAVLAERAGLPAGIFSVITSKRSSDIGKEFCENPVVRKLTFTGSTEVGRILLRQAADQVMKCSMELGGNAPFIVFDDADLDAAVEGAMASKFRNNGQTCVCANRIYVQAGVYDAFAEKLSAAVAKLNVGDGLTVGVTTGPLVNMAAVEKVEEHIADALAKGGSIVTGGKRHALGGSFFEPTVVANVTDAMLVTNEETFGPLAPLFKFDTEAEVVEKANATIFGLASYFYARDVGRITRVQEALEYGIVGVNTGIISTEVAPFGGVKQSGLGREGSHHGMEDYLEMKYICLSI; translated from the coding sequence ATGCTTGATACCGTCACCGACCTGCGGTCGCTGTTGAAAGATCCGTCGCTGCTGGCGACCAAAGCCTATGTCGCGGGCGAATGGATCGACGCCGATGATGGCAGCACCTTCACCGTCACCAACCCGGCGCGCGGCGATGTGATCTGCACCGTGCCGAACCTTGGTCGCGCCGAAACCGCCCGTGCCATCGCCGCCGCCGATCTGGCCCGCAAGGATTGGGCCGCGCGCACCGGCAAGGAACGCGCGCAGGTGATGCGCAAATGGTTTGACCTGATGATGGCCAATCAGGACGATCTGGGCGCAATCCTGACTGCCGAAATGGGCAAACCGCTGGCCGAGGCCAAGGGCGAGATTGCCTATGGTGCCAGCTTCATCGAGTGGTTCGGCGAAGAGGCCAAACGCGTCTACGGCGAAACCATTCCGGGCCATATGCGGGACAAACGCATCACCGTGATCAAACAGCCCATCGGTGTTGTCGGCTCGATCACGCCCTGGAACTTCCCCAATGCGATGATCACCCGCAAATGCGGCCCGGCGATTGCCGTGGGCTGCGGTTTTGTCGCCCGGCCCGCGGCCGAAACCCCGCTGTCGGCGCTGGCGCTGGCGGTGCTGGCCGAACGCGCGGGCCTGCCTGCCGGGATCTTCTCGGTCATCACCTCCAAACGCTCGTCCGACATCGGCAAGGAATTCTGCGAAAACCCGGTGGTGCGCAAACTGACCTTCACCGGCTCCACCGAAGTGGGGCGGATCCTGCTGCGGCAGGCGGCGGATCAGGTGATGAAATGCTCGATGGAGCTGGGCGGCAATGCGCCCTTCATCGTGTTTGACGATGCCGATCTGGATGCGGCGGTCGAAGGCGCGATGGCCTCCAAGTTCCGCAACAATGGCCAGACCTGCGTCTGTGCCAACCGCATCTATGTGCAGGCCGGGGTCTATGATGCCTTTGCCGAAAAGCTGTCGGCGGCGGTGGCCAAGCTGAACGTGGGCGATGGCCTGACTGTCGGCGTCACCACCGGGCCGCTGGTCAATATGGCCGCCGTCGAAAAGGTCGAGGAGCATATCGCCGATGCGCTGGCCAAGGGTGGCAGCATCGTGACCGGCGGCAAACGCCATGCGCTTGGCGGATCGTTCTTCGAGCCGACCGTGGTGGCGAATGTGACCGATGCGATGCTGGTCACCAATGAAGAAACCTTTGGCCCGCTGGCCCCGCTGTTCAAGTTCGACACCGAGGCCGAGGTGGTGGAAAAGGCCAATGCCACGATCTTTGGCCTCGCCTCGTATTTCTATGCCCGCGATGTGGGCCGCATCACCCGTGTGCAAGAGGCGCTGGAATACGGCATCGTTGGCGTGAACACCGGCATCATCTCCACCGAGGTGGCGCCGTTCGGCGGCGTCAAACAATCCGGGCTGGGCCGCGAAGGCAGCCATCACGGCATGGAGGATTATCTGGAGATGAAATACATCTGCCTGAGCATCTAA
- a CDS encoding DUF1190 domain-containing protein translates to MKRSRTVALSILGAAAFGLAGCQEEATEAASFADLDSCLAAATDGGWFTKSDCEATFSEAQKLHEETAPRYESREVCEAEHGAGACGEDSVAGSGGGGFSFMPLLVGYMIGQALGGGRPMAQPVVPKAGGGFTTPAGTGISRIGGAGPVSAAAFDKAPVTKGLPPMTKAQVQSKGGFGGTAGTRSVSG, encoded by the coding sequence ATGAAACGTTCGCGCACAGTGGCGCTATCCATTCTGGGGGCTGCGGCCTTCGGTCTTGCCGGGTGTCAGGAGGAGGCGACCGAGGCCGCCTCCTTTGCCGATCTGGACAGCTGCCTTGCTGCGGCGACGGATGGCGGCTGGTTCACCAAATCCGATTGCGAGGCCACCTTCTCCGAGGCGCAGAAACTGCACGAAGAAACCGCGCCGCGTTATGAAAGCCGCGAGGTCTGCGAGGCAGAGCATGGCGCAGGCGCCTGTGGCGAAGACAGCGTGGCGGGCTCGGGCGGTGGCGGCTTCAGCTTCATGCCACTGCTGGTCGGTTACATGATCGGGCAGGCGCTGGGCGGTGGTCGCCCGATGGCGCAGCCGGTGGTGCCCAAGGCGGGTGGCGGCTTCACCACCCCCGCCGGCACCGGCATCAGCCGGATCGGCGGCGCGGGGCCTGTGTCTGCTGCGGCCTTCGACAAGGCCCCTGTGACCAAGGGCCTGCCGCCGATGACCAAGGCGCAGGTGCAATCGAAGGGCGGCTTTGGCGGCACGGCAGGCACCCGTAGCGTCAGCGGCTGA
- a CDS encoding glutathionylspermidine synthase family protein: MDRIRMPERPDWRAEAERLGFTFADMHGEPYWDETSAYRFTLRQIEDDLEDPATALHAMCREAVAHIVGSESLMARMGLPQTHWDLIANSWLAGEPELYGRFDLAYDGTGPAKLLEYNADTPTSLYESASFQWLWLEQQLEARVLPPGADQFNGIHEALVARFAEIFAPDTDVHFAAMAGNAEDYATVEAMAWAAREAGLGAHYTDLEQIGVTAAGQFTDGDSRVIGALFKLYPWEDLLNDPFAAHLAQAQCRLIEPPWKALLSNKAILPVLWQMFPGHPNLLPAYFAADLAAGIVPGAAEALAAGSVIKPLFSREGASIRIIEGGVETEASGNAAYDDHPKIVQAYHPLPVLGGMRPVIGAWVVGEACVGMGLREDASRITQDLSRFKPHFIEG, from the coding sequence TTGGACCGTATACGTATGCCGGAACGCCCCGATTGGCGGGCCGAAGCCGAAAGGCTGGGTTTCACATTTGCCGATATGCACGGCGAACCCTACTGGGATGAAACCTCTGCCTACCGTTTTACGCTGCGCCAGATCGAAGACGATCTCGAAGATCCGGCCACAGCCCTTCACGCCATGTGCCGCGAGGCGGTGGCGCATATCGTCGGATCAGAGTCGCTGATGGCGCGCATGGGCCTGCCGCAGACCCATTGGGATCTGATCGCGAACAGCTGGCTGGCAGGCGAACCAGAGCTTTATGGACGCTTCGATCTGGCCTATGACGGCACCGGCCCGGCCAAGCTGCTGGAATACAATGCCGATACCCCGACCTCGCTGTATGAAAGCGCGTCGTTCCAATGGCTCTGGCTGGAACAGCAGCTTGAGGCGCGGGTGCTGCCGCCCGGCGCCGATCAGTTCAACGGCATCCACGAGGCGTTGGTCGCCCGATTCGCCGAGATCTTCGCCCCCGATACGGATGTGCATTTCGCCGCGATGGCGGGCAATGCCGAAGACTATGCCACGGTCGAGGCGATGGCCTGGGCCGCGCGCGAGGCCGGGCTGGGCGCGCATTACACCGATCTGGAGCAGATCGGCGTCACGGCGGCGGGGCAGTTCACCGATGGCGACAGCCGGGTGATCGGGGCGCTGTTCAAGCTCTACCCCTGGGAAGATCTGCTGAACGATCCTTTCGCGGCGCATCTGGCACAGGCGCAGTGCCGGTTGATCGAACCGCCATGGAAGGCGCTGTTGTCCAACAAGGCGATCCTGCCGGTGCTGTGGCAGATGTTCCCCGGCCACCCCAATCTGCTGCCCGCCTATTTCGCCGCCGATCTTGCCGCCGGGATCGTGCCCGGCGCGGCCGAGGCGCTGGCGGCGGGCTCGGTCATCAAACCGCTGTTTTCGCGCGAGGGGGCGTCCATCCGCATCATCGAAGGCGGCGTGGAAACCGAAGCCTCCGGCAATGCCGCCTATGACGACCACCCGAAAATCGTGCAGGCCTATCACCCGCTGCCGGTGCTGGGCGGAATGCGCCCGGTGATCGGGGCCTGGGTGGTGGGCGAGGCTTGCGTTGGCATGGGCCTGCGCGAAGATGCCAGCCGGATCACGCAGGATCTGTCGCGGTTCAAGCCGCATTTCATTGAAGGGTAA
- a CDS encoding RNA polymerase sigma factor, whose amino-acid sequence MDRPDEMLATAAAGGDRAAFAALVTRHYDRIYRLGWRLTGSVADAQDLAQDICAALPAKLAGWRGEARFTTWLYRVVVNAAQDLRRRHASRARAADGWGDWELARQDQISEDRAALQWLESAMARLSPELQDTVALVLGEEMTQAEAGEVLGLSEGTVAWRMSEVKKRLRRIAAEEARA is encoded by the coding sequence ATGGACAGACCCGATGAAATGCTTGCCACAGCCGCCGCAGGGGGCGACCGCGCCGCCTTTGCGGCGCTGGTGACGCGGCATTACGACCGGATTTACAGGCTGGGCTGGCGGCTGACCGGATCGGTGGCCGACGCGCAGGATCTGGCGCAGGACATCTGCGCCGCCCTGCCCGCCAAACTGGCAGGCTGGCGCGGCGAGGCGCGGTTCACTACCTGGCTTTACCGGGTCGTGGTCAATGCCGCGCAGGATCTGCGCCGCCGCCATGCCAGCCGCGCCCGCGCGGCGGATGGCTGGGGCGATTGGGAGCTGGCCCGGCAGGACCAGATCAGCGAGGACCGCGCCGCCCTTCAGTGGCTGGAAAGCGCCATGGCGCGGCTCAGCCCCGAATTGCAGGACACCGTGGCGCTGGTGCTGGGCGAGGAGATGACACAGGCCGAAGCGGGCGAGGTTCTGGGCCTGTCGGAAGGCACGGTTGCGTGGCGTATGTCCGAGGTCAAGAAGCGGCTTCGGCGTATCGCGGCAGAGGAGGCACGGGCATGA
- a CDS encoding Hsp20 family protein, with product MRNFDFAPLYRATVGFDRVADLVDRALNADVAQPTYPPYNIEKTEENAYRISIAVAGFAPDELNVEVKEGALFVTARKATEEGTRNFLHRGIATRAFERRFALADHVRVTGASHEHGMLHIDLLRETPEALKPRRIEIGRGAATPAQVVDAKPVETSVI from the coding sequence ATGCGTAACTTTGACTTTGCTCCGCTCTATCGTGCCACTGTCGGCTTTGACCGCGTTGCCGATCTGGTGGACCGCGCCCTGAACGCCGATGTCGCCCAGCCGACCTATCCGCCCTACAATATCGAAAAGACCGAAGAGAATGCCTATCGCATCTCGATCGCCGTTGCAGGCTTTGCGCCTGACGAGCTGAATGTCGAGGTGAAGGAGGGTGCGCTGTTCGTGACCGCCCGCAAGGCTACCGAAGAGGGCACGCGCAACTTCCTGCATCGCGGCATCGCAACCCGCGCCTTTGAACGCCGCTTTGCGCTGGCCGATCATGTGCGCGTCACCGGGGCCAGCCATGAACACGGGATGCTGCATATCGACCTGCTGCGCGAAACGCCCGAAGCGTTGAAGCCGCGCCGGATCGAGATCGGTCGCGGCGCGGCCACCCCCGCGCAGGTGGTGGATGCCAAGCCGGTGGAAACCAGCGTCATCTGA
- a CDS encoding trypsin-like serine peptidase: protein MRLIATLALMLMCLPALAQDARLRSLQTGDDSRGWDAVGRLNLGRKGFCTGALIAPDLVLTAGHCLFDKETGARIDPAEIEFLAGWRNGRAAAYRHVKRAVAHPDFVFGGQEKLERVTHDLALLQLDQPIRLPSILPFETDSQPLTGSSVGVVSYAKDRAEAPSLQEMCEVLAQKPEMLILSCDVDFGASGSPVFSLRGGVARVVSVVSAKAEVEGKPVALGTSLEGPLADLRAEMAETSGTMPGGTASVRRMGGQGGGAKFLRPETRP from the coding sequence ATGCGCCTGATTGCCACCCTTGCCCTGATGCTGATGTGTCTGCCCGCCCTGGCGCAGGATGCGCGGTTGCGCAGCCTTCAGACCGGTGATGACAGCCGGGGCTGGGATGCGGTGGGGCGGCTCAACCTCGGGCGCAAGGGGTTTTGCACCGGGGCGCTGATTGCGCCGGATCTTGTGCTGACCGCCGGGCATTGCCTGTTCGACAAGGAGACCGGCGCGCGGATCGACCCGGCCGAAATCGAATTTCTCGCGGGCTGGCGCAATGGCCGGGCGGCGGCCTATCGTCATGTGAAACGGGCGGTGGCGCATCCGGATTTTGTCTTTGGCGGGCAGGAAAAGCTGGAACGCGTGACGCATGATCTGGCGCTGTTGCAACTGGATCAGCCGATCCGCCTGCCGTCGATCCTGCCGTTCGAGACGGACAGCCAGCCGCTGACCGGATCTTCAGTCGGAGTGGTGTCTTATGCAAAGGATCGGGCCGAGGCCCCGTCCTTGCAGGAAATGTGCGAGGTTCTGGCCCAGAAGCCGGAAATGCTGATCCTGTCCTGTGATGTGGATTTCGGGGCCTCCGGCTCGCCGGTGTTTTCGTTGCGCGGTGGGGTGGCGCGGGTTGTTTCGGTCGTGTCGGCCAAGGCTGAAGTGGAGGGCAAGCCGGTGGCGCTGGGCACCTCGCTTGAGGGGCCGCTGGCCGATCTGCGGGCCGAGATGGCGGAAACCTCGGGCACGATGCCGGGCGGCACGGCATCGGTGCGGCGCATGGGCGGGCAGGGGGGCGGCGCCAAATTTCTGCGCCCCGAAACCCGGCCCTGA
- the glcF gene encoding glycolate oxidase subunit GlcF: MQTHFTPEQLRDPNLARANEILRTCVHCGFCTATCPTYQVLGDELDSPRGRIYLIKEMLETGRPADAKTVKHIDRCLSCLSCMTTCPSGVHYMHLVDQAREYIEQTYKRPVTDRLLRWVLSRIIPYPGRFRLALLGAKMARPFARLLPDRRLRAMVAMAPKQVPAVSRNDDPQVFAPLGARRMRVALLTGCAQKALNTDINDATIRLLRRLGCEVVVARGMGCCGALTHHMGRTGESHAQAAANIAAWMAEKRAGGLDAVVINTSGCGTTVKDYGHMLRNDPLAAEAAEVSALALDVSELLVRLGLPEGAPKGLRVAYHAACSLQHGQQVKSAPKDLLKRVGFEVVEPADSHLCCGSAGTYNLLQPEISAELKARKVKTLEAKAPQVIAAGNIGCMMQIGSGTTVPIVHTVELLDWATGGPRPRALA, from the coding sequence ATGCAGACCCATTTCACCCCGGAACAGCTGCGCGACCCAAACCTTGCCCGCGCCAATGAGATCCTGCGGACCTGTGTGCATTGCGGCTTCTGCACCGCCACATGCCCGACCTATCAGGTTCTGGGCGATGAGCTGGACAGCCCGCGCGGACGGATCTACCTGATCAAGGAGATGCTGGAGACGGGCCGCCCGGCGGATGCGAAAACGGTCAAGCATATTGACCGCTGTCTGAGCTGTCTGTCCTGCATGACCACCTGCCCCAGCGGCGTGCATTACATGCATCTGGTGGATCAGGCGCGGGAATATATCGAACAGACCTACAAGCGCCCTGTCACCGACCGGCTGCTGCGCTGGGTTCTGTCGCGTATCATCCCCTATCCGGGGCGGTTCCGTCTGGCCTTGCTGGGGGCCAAGATGGCGCGGCCCTTTGCGCGGTTGTTGCCGGACCGGCGGTTGCGGGCGATGGTGGCGATGGCCCCGAAACAGGTGCCCGCCGTCAGCCGCAATGACGATCCGCAGGTGTTTGCCCCCCTCGGCGCGCGCCGGATGCGGGTGGCACTGCTGACCGGCTGTGCGCAAAAGGCGCTGAACACCGATATCAATGATGCCACCATCCGCCTGTTGCGGCGGCTGGGCTGCGAGGTGGTGGTGGCGCGCGGCATGGGCTGTTGTGGTGCGCTGACGCATCACATGGGGCGCACCGGCGAAAGCCATGCGCAGGCGGCGGCCAATATTGCGGCCTGGATGGCGGAAAAGCGGGCCGGGGGGCTGGATGCCGTGGTGATCAACACCTCGGGCTGCGGCACCACCGTCAAGGATTACGGCCATATGTTGCGCAATGATCCACTGGCGGCAGAGGCTGCCGAAGTCTCGGCGCTGGCGCTGGATGTGAGTGAGCTTCTGGTCAGGCTGGGCCTGCCGGAGGGTGCGCCGAAGGGCCTGCGCGTCGCCTATCACGCCGCCTGTTCGCTGCAACATGGGCAACAGGTGAAATCTGCGCCGAAAGACCTGCTGAAACGGGTCGGGTTCGAAGTGGTGGAGCCCGCCGACAGCCATCTGTGCTGTGGCTCTGCGGGCACCTACAACCTGTTGCAGCCCGAGATTTCGGCAGAGCTGAAGGCGCGCAAGGTAAAAACGCTGGAGGCGAAGGCGCCGCAGGTGATTGCGGCGGGCAATATCGGCTGCATGATGCAGATCGGGTCCGGCACGACTGTGCCCATTGTGCATACGGTGGAGCTTTTGGACTGGGCCACGGGCGGGCCGCGACCGCGCGCCCTTGCCTGA
- a CDS encoding FAD-binding protein yields MRPETEAELAEMIRAAQAPLAVRGGGTRGQQGAGAVLETAGLSGVRLYEPGALTLVAAAGTPVAEVADLLAAEGQRLAFEVPDLRRVLGREGLSTLGGVVAENASGPRRVQVGACRDFLLGVRFVDGRGGVIRNGGRVMKNVTGYDLVKLMAGSRGSLGVLTEVALKVLPVPEDCATLEIPGLADGQAVAALSAALGSPYEVTGAAHLPGQGTYLRLEGFSESVRYRAGRLAHLLAPFGAVSEVPSPWEAIRDVTAFAGQAGDVWRLSVVPSEAPGLVARLGAEAVIYDWGGGLIWALMAPGEDLRARLGAFRGHATRLRGAAGLAALPPEPAPLAALTRGLRAQFDPRGIFAAATA; encoded by the coding sequence ATGCGCCCAGAGACCGAGGCAGAGCTGGCCGAGATGATCCGTGCCGCGCAAGCGCCGCTGGCGGTGCGGGGCGGCGGCACGCGCGGGCAGCAGGGGGCGGGCGCGGTACTGGAGACGGCGGGGCTGTCGGGTGTGCGGCTTTATGAGCCGGGGGCGTTGACGCTGGTGGCGGCGGCGGGCACGCCGGTGGCGGAGGTGGCGGATCTTCTGGCCGCCGAGGGGCAGCGGTTGGCTTTTGAAGTGCCCGACCTGCGGCGGGTGCTGGGGCGCGAGGGCCTTTCGACGCTGGGCGGGGTGGTGGCGGAGAACGCCTCGGGGCCGCGGCGGGTGCAGGTTGGCGCGTGTCGTGATTTTCTGCTGGGTGTGCGCTTTGTCGATGGCCGGGGCGGTGTGATCCGCAATGGCGGGCGGGTGATGAAGAATGTGACCGGCTATGATCTGGTCAAGCTGATGGCGGGCAGCCGGGGCAGTCTTGGCGTGCTGACCGAGGTGGCGCTGAAGGTCTTGCCGGTGCCGGAGGATTGCGCGACGCTGGAGATACCGGGATTGGCGGATGGGCAGGCGGTGGCCGCGCTGTCGGCGGCGCTCGGCTCGCCCTATGAGGTGACGGGGGCGGCGCATCTGCCGGGGCAGGGCACCTATCTGCGGCTGGAAGGGTTCAGCGAGTCGGTGCGGTATCGGGCCGGGCGGCTGGCGCATCTGCTGGCCCCGTTTGGCGCGGTGAGCGAGGTGCCGTCGCCCTGGGAGGCGATCCGCGATGTGACGGCCTTTGCCGGGCAGGCCGGGGATGTGTGGCGGCTGTCGGTCGTGCCTTCGGAGGCGCCGGGACTGGTGGCGCGGCTGGGGGCCGAGGCGGTGATCTATGATTGGGGCGGCGGGCTGATCTGGGCGCTGATGGCGCCGGGGGAGGATCTGCGGGCGCGGCTGGGTGCGTTTCGCGGCCATGCGACGCGGCTGCGCGGTGCGGCGGGGCTTGCGGCCTTGCCGCCGGAGCCTGCGCCACTGGCGGCGCTGACGCGCGGTTTGCGGGCGCAGTTCGATCCGCGCGGAATTTTTGCGGCGGCAACGGCATGA
- a CDS encoding FAD-linked oxidase C-terminal domain-containing protein — MDMPLPDPAILARKARIVDRLLEVLPQDAVVHDPHEVCAYECDALSAYRCPPLAAVLPRTTAEVAAALKVCHAEGVPVVPRGAGTSLAGGALPTADSVILGVARMNAVLEVDYPNRFIRVQAGRTNLAVTGAVEAEGFFYAPDPSSQLACAISGNIAMNSGGAHCLKYGVTTNNLLGVTMVLMDGTVIEVGGPWMDAGGLDLLGVICGSEGQLGVVTEATLRILPKPEGALPVLMGFDSSEVAGACVTDIIKAGVLPVAIEFMDRPCIEACEAFAKAGYPMCEALLIVEVEGSAAEIRHQLDLIMAIARRHNPVALREAADEDQAKRIWLGRKSAFGAMGQINDYMCLDGTIPVSSLPFVLRRIGELSRTFGLDVANVFHAGDGNMHPLILYDANLPGDQEKCEALGAEILKLCVEVGGCLTGEHGVGIEKRDLMTVQYAPEDLEAQLWIKDVFDPRWLLNPAKVFPLQITASRRAG, encoded by the coding sequence ATGGACATGCCCCTGCCCGACCCGGCGATCCTTGCGCGCAAGGCGCGCATTGTCGACCGGCTGCTGGAGGTTCTGCCGCAGGATGCGGTGGTGCATGATCCCCATGAGGTGTGCGCTTATGAATGTGATGCGCTGTCGGCCTATCGCTGCCCGCCGCTGGCCGCCGTTCTGCCGCGTACGACGGCAGAGGTCGCGGCGGCGCTGAAGGTCTGTCATGCCGAAGGCGTGCCGGTGGTGCCGCGCGGGGCGGGCACCAGCCTTGCCGGAGGCGCACTGCCGACGGCGGACAGCGTGATTCTGGGGGTGGCCCGGATGAACGCAGTGCTGGAGGTGGATTACCCCAACCGCTTTATCCGGGTGCAGGCCGGGCGCACCAATCTGGCGGTGACCGGCGCGGTCGAGGCCGAAGGCTTCTTTTATGCGCCCGATCCGTCCAGCCAGCTGGCTTGTGCGATTTCCGGCAATATCGCGATGAATTCGGGCGGGGCGCATTGCCTGAAATACGGTGTTACGACCAACAATCTGCTGGGCGTGACCATGGTGCTGATGGATGGCACGGTGATCGAGGTTGGCGGCCCGTGGATGGATGCGGGCGGGCTGGACCTGCTGGGGGTGATCTGCGGCTCGGAAGGGCAGTTGGGCGTGGTGACCGAGGCGACGCTGCGCATCCTGCCCAAACCGGAAGGCGCGCTGCCGGTGCTGATGGGGTTCGACAGTTCGGAAGTGGCAGGGGCCTGTGTCACCGACATCATCAAGGCGGGTGTGCTGCCGGTGGCGATCGAGTTCATGGATCGCCCTTGTATCGAGGCCTGCGAGGCCTTTGCCAAGGCGGGCTATCCGATGTGCGAGGCGCTGCTGATCGTCGAGGTGGAGGGATCGGCCGCCGAAATCAGGCACCAGCTTGACCTGATCATGGCGATTGCGCGCCGTCACAATCCGGTGGCGCTGCGCGAGGCGGCGGATGAGGATCAGGCCAAGCGCATCTGGCTGGGCCGCAAATCGGCCTTTGGCGCGATGGGGCAGATCAATGACTATATGTGCCTTGATGGCACGATCCCGGTATCGAGCCTGCCCTTCGTGCTGCGCCGCATCGGTGAGCTGAGCCGCACCTTCGGGCTGGATGTGGCCAATGTGTTTCATGCCGGCGATGGCAATATGCACCCGCTGATCCTGTATGACGCCAACCTGCCCGGCGATCAGGAAAAATGCGAAGCCCTGGGCGCCGAGATCCTGAAGCTCTGTGTCGAGGTCGGCGGTTGTCTGACCGGCGAGCATGGTGTGGGGATCGAGAAGCGCGATCTGATGACGGTGCAATATGCGCCCGAGGATCTGGAGGCGCAGCTGTGGATCAAGGATGTGTTCGACCCGCGCTGGTTGCTGAACCCGGCCAAGGTGTTTCCGTTGCAGATCACCGCCAGTCGCCGCGCTGGTTGA
- a CDS encoding DUF599 domain-containing protein — translation MNALSLLALFTPLDLAAVAYTLLGAWALQLLIEHPTLRRPSVSVIMTHYRRDWMREFVTRQPRIFDANILDGLRQGITFYASTCMLALGGGLALLGDTAPLQGLAQSFALVADPVLVIKAKILFILAFVVNAFLKFVWSHRLFGYCSLLMASVPNDASHPQAFPRAARAAEVNITAARNYNRGLRSVYFAIGALGWLVGPWGLLITMTATFATLIRREFASQSRAAMLDRLSETE, via the coding sequence ATGAATGCCCTGAGCCTGCTTGCCCTTTTCACGCCGCTCGATCTTGCCGCCGTGGCCTATACGCTGCTGGGCGCCTGGGCCTTGCAGCTGCTGATCGAACACCCGACCCTGCGCCGCCCGTCGGTTTCGGTCATCATGACGCATTACCGCCGCGACTGGATGCGCGAATTCGTCACCCGCCAGCCGCGCATCTTTGATGCCAATATTCTGGACGGGCTGCGGCAAGGCATCACCTTCTATGCCTCCACCTGCATGCTGGCACTGGGCGGCGGGCTGGCCTTGCTGGGCGATACCGCGCCCTTGCAGGGGCTGGCGCAAAGCTTTGCGCTGGTCGCCGATCCGGTGCTGGTGATCAAGGCCAAGATCCTGTTCATTCTGGCCTTCGTGGTGAATGCCTTTCTGAAATTCGTCTGGTCGCATCGGCTGTTTGGCTATTGTTCGCTGCTGATGGCCTCGGTCCCGAATGACGCCAGCCACCCGCAGGCCTTTCCGCGTGCGGCCCGCGCTGCCGAGGTGAACATCACCGCCGCGCGCAATTACAACCGGGGTCTGCGCTCGGTCTATTTCGCCATCGGGGCCTTGGGTTGGCTGGTCGGCCCCTGGGGGCTGCTGATCACCATGACCGCCACCTTTGCCACGCTGATCCGGCGCGAATTCGCCTCGCAATCTCGCGCCGCCATGCTGGACCGGTTGTCAGAGACAGAGTGA